A part of Solicola gregarius genomic DNA contains:
- a CDS encoding DUF6758 family protein — protein MTPHARRGNVPFMSELLEPSVHRLLAYATESDLPAWTPWPMPSGWAVSGIGHGIDGASVVACSGPALIDGLADIFVISEEPGGSFGPSAVGATYAGGGLAPERQVADVHITVDDRRAPMWRVESASDRDVLLGEAAGRWLWLVMFPDTTSLIVSDDFRLTALSDLVGELDLIPVTGLTSRRPW, from the coding sequence TTGACGCCGCACGCGCGGCGGGGCAACGTTCCGTTCATGTCGGAACTTCTCGAGCCGTCGGTGCACCGCCTGCTCGCGTACGCGACGGAGTCCGATCTGCCGGCCTGGACCCCGTGGCCGATGCCGTCGGGCTGGGCCGTGAGCGGAATCGGTCACGGGATCGACGGCGCGAGCGTCGTCGCCTGCAGCGGGCCCGCCCTGATCGACGGGCTCGCGGACATCTTCGTCATCAGCGAGGAGCCGGGTGGCTCGTTCGGTCCGTCTGCGGTCGGCGCGACGTACGCGGGCGGCGGGCTCGCCCCGGAACGCCAGGTCGCCGACGTCCACATCACCGTCGACGACCGGCGCGCCCCGATGTGGCGGGTCGAGAGCGCGTCCGACCGCGACGTACTCCTCGGCGAGGCCGCCGGCCGGTGGCTGTGGCTCGTGATGTTCCCCGACACGACCTCGCTGATCGTCAGCGACGACTTCCGGCTCACCGCACTGTCGGACCTCGTGGGTGAGCTCGATCTGATCCCCGTCACGGGCCTGACGTCGAGGCGACCGTGGTGA
- a CDS encoding MaoC family dehydratase, translating to MQFGRSYEEFEVGATYKHWPGKTVTEYDDHLFCLITMNHHPLHLDSHYAGETTQFGKNVVVGNYIYSLLLGMSVPDISGKAIANLEVESLKHVAPTFHGDTIYGETQVLDKWESKSKDDRGVVYVETLGYNQDGTVVCTFRRKVMVPKQNYLDARGGEQPGRPVPSEG from the coding sequence ATGCAGTTCGGTCGCAGCTACGAGGAGTTCGAGGTCGGGGCGACGTACAAGCACTGGCCCGGCAAGACGGTCACCGAGTACGACGACCACCTGTTCTGCCTGATCACCATGAACCACCACCCGCTGCACCTGGACTCGCACTACGCCGGTGAGACCACGCAGTTCGGCAAGAACGTCGTCGTTGGCAACTACATCTACTCGCTGCTGCTCGGCATGAGCGTCCCCGACATCTCGGGCAAGGCGATCGCGAACCTCGAGGTGGAGTCCCTGAAGCACGTGGCGCCGACGTTCCACGGCGACACCATCTACGGCGAGACGCAGGTCCTCGACAAGTGGGAGAGCAAGAGCAAGGACGACCGCGGCGTCGTCTACGTCGAGACGTTGGGCTACAACCAGGACGGCACGGTCGTCTGCACGTTCCGCCGCAAGGTCATGGTGCCGAAGCAGAACTATCTCGATGCCCGTGGCGGCGAGCAGCCCGGCCGACCCGTACCGAGCGAGGGCTGA
- a CDS encoding histidine phosphatase family protein has translation MTSVWLVRHGETEWSASGRHTSRTDLPLTATGERQARDVGGRLHDRDFDAVLTSPRLRARRTAELAGYPEATVDPDLVEWDYGEYEGVTTAKIREQVPGWTVWTHPVPGGESAAHVAERLDRVVDRLRAYPGRALVFAHAHALRALAARWLGEPVATGRHLRLDTATVSVLGDDRGTPVVVRWNA, from the coding sequence ATGACCTCCGTGTGGCTCGTCCGGCATGGCGAGACCGAGTGGTCGGCAAGCGGCCGGCACACCTCGCGTACCGATCTGCCGCTCACGGCGACCGGCGAACGGCAAGCCCGCGACGTAGGCGGGCGTCTGCACGACCGCGACTTCGACGCCGTCCTGACGAGTCCGCGACTGCGTGCGCGGCGTACTGCCGAGCTGGCCGGATATCCCGAGGCCACCGTCGACCCCGACCTGGTCGAGTGGGACTACGGCGAGTACGAAGGCGTGACGACGGCGAAGATCCGCGAGCAGGTTCCGGGCTGGACGGTCTGGACGCACCCCGTACCCGGCGGCGAGAGCGCGGCGCACGTCGCCGAGCGGCTCGACCGGGTCGTGGACCGGCTGCGGGCGTACCCGGGCCGCGCGCTGGTGTTCGCGCACGCGCACGCACTGCGCGCGCTCGCCGCGCGCTGGCTCGGCGAGCCGGTTGCGACTGGCCGCCATCTTCGACTCGACACCGCGACGGTCTCGGTACTCGGCGACGACCGCGGCACTCCGGTCGTGGTCCGCTGGAACGCGTGA
- a CDS encoding PHP domain-containing protein translates to MSGIDLHTHSSRSDGTDSPAELVGKANAAGLDVVALTDHDSTAGWAEAAAAADDVDVTLVRGLEISCEYEGSSVHLLAYEPDPTHVRLLDELARVLDGRNRRLPRTIECLNAAGFEITVADVEAVAGNAVATGRPHVADAMVARGYVANRDEAFDRFLKAGRPAYVRRYVADLVTMIGLVVDAGGVTVIAHPWGRGAGRALDRDAIAGLRDVGLRGIEVDHNDHPAAVRERLRGIARDLDLIVTGSSDYHGNGKIGFDLGCNTTAPREYERLRALITTS, encoded by the coding sequence GTGAGCGGGATCGATCTGCACACGCACTCGTCGCGATCCGATGGCACCGACAGCCCCGCCGAGCTGGTGGGTAAGGCGAACGCGGCCGGCCTCGACGTCGTCGCACTCACCGACCACGACTCGACGGCCGGGTGGGCGGAGGCCGCAGCCGCGGCCGATGACGTCGACGTCACGCTCGTCCGCGGGCTCGAGATCTCGTGCGAGTACGAGGGCTCGAGCGTGCACCTGCTCGCGTACGAGCCCGACCCCACGCACGTGCGGTTGCTCGACGAGCTGGCGCGGGTGCTCGACGGACGCAACCGGCGCCTGCCGCGCACGATCGAGTGCCTCAATGCAGCTGGCTTCGAGATCACCGTCGCCGACGTCGAAGCGGTGGCCGGAAACGCCGTCGCGACCGGACGGCCCCATGTCGCGGATGCGATGGTTGCGCGCGGGTATGTCGCCAATCGCGACGAGGCGTTCGACCGATTCCTCAAGGCCGGCCGTCCCGCGTACGTCCGTCGGTACGTCGCGGACCTCGTCACGATGATCGGGCTGGTCGTCGATGCGGGCGGTGTCACGGTCATCGCACATCCGTGGGGACGCGGCGCGGGCCGGGCGCTCGACCGCGACGCGATCGCCGGGCTCCGCGATGTCGGCCTGCGCGGCATCGAGGTCGACCACAACGACCACCCCGCTGCCGTACGCGAGCGGCTGCGAGGCATCGCCCGCGACCTGGACCTGATCGTCACCGGCTCCAGCGACTACCACGGCAACGGCAAGATCGGGTTCGACCTCGGCTGCAACACGACCGCGCCGCGGGAGTACGAACGGCTCCGCGCGCTGATCACCACCTCTTAG